The Geoglobus acetivorans genome window below encodes:
- a CDS encoding isochorismatase family protein, with amino-acid sequence MRSALVVVDMQKDFCYPDGKLFGGEHLSSIFEPTAEAIIEAREKMPVIFTQDYHRKDDPEFQIWPEHCVANTEGAEIIDELEVKEEDYIIRKRRYSAFFGTDLDLTLRELGIERLYLTGVLTNICVLHTAGDAVLRGYEVAVIRDCTAALNDYDYEYALKHMENVFNAEIITLSDFLQGL; translated from the coding sequence ATGAGGTCTGCCCTCGTCGTTGTGGATATGCAGAAGGACTTCTGCTATCCTGACGGGAAGCTTTTCGGTGGAGAGCATCTTTCGAGCATTTTTGAGCCAACGGCAGAGGCCATAATCGAGGCGAGAGAGAAGATGCCCGTGATCTTCACCCAGGACTATCACAGAAAGGATGACCCTGAATTCCAGATATGGCCCGAACACTGCGTCGCAAACACTGAGGGTGCGGAGATAATAGACGAGCTTGAGGTGAAGGAAGAGGATTACATCATCAGGAAGCGCAGGTACTCGGCCTTCTTCGGCACTGATCTGGATTTAACCCTCAGGGAGCTTGGCATTGAAAGGCTATACCTCACCGGAGTCCTGACGAACATCTGCGTTCTGCACACCGCAGGAGATGCCGTGCTGAGGGGTTATGAGGTTGCGGTGATAAGGGACTGCACTGCAGCACTGAACGACTACGATTACGAGTACGCTTTAAAGCACATGGAAAACGTTTTCAATGCGGAAATCATAACCTTGAGCGACTTCTTGCAAGGGTTGTGA
- a CDS encoding NAD-dependent epimerase/dehydratase family protein, with amino-acid sequence MILVTGGAGFIGSHVVDRLISEGHDVRVIDNLSSGDESFLNRDAEFIKGDLRNYHVAEMALRDVEEVWHIAANPDVRVSSQRPEEIYENNILATYNLLEAMRKRGVDRIIFTSTSTVYGEAKKIPTPEDYPTVPISVYGASKLAGEAMIASYCHTFDMKSWVFRFANVIGRRSRHGVIYDFIIKLKRNPDELEILGNGEQNKSYIYIDDCVSAMFHAVRNAGEAVNIFNIGSEDQVKVRRIAEIVCEEMDLNPVFRFTGGERGWKGDVPVMLLSIERLKSLGWRPDYGSEEAVRKTVQDLLNEGIIDG; translated from the coding sequence ATGATTCTCGTAACCGGTGGGGCGGGCTTCATTGGCAGTCACGTCGTTGACAGACTCATTTCTGAAGGTCATGACGTGAGAGTCATCGACAATCTTTCCTCAGGAGACGAAAGCTTTCTGAACAGGGATGCCGAATTCATCAAAGGCGATCTCAGGAATTACCATGTAGCCGAGATGGCGTTAAGAGATGTTGAAGAAGTATGGCATATAGCCGCCAATCCTGATGTCAGGGTTTCAAGTCAGAGGCCAGAAGAGATTTACGAAAACAACATCCTTGCAACCTACAACCTGCTTGAGGCCATGAGAAAGAGAGGCGTGGACAGAATCATATTCACCTCCACCTCCACAGTTTACGGAGAGGCAAAGAAAATACCAACTCCGGAAGATTATCCGACCGTCCCCATTTCTGTTTACGGTGCATCGAAGCTGGCCGGTGAGGCCATGATAGCATCCTACTGCCACACATTCGACATGAAATCCTGGGTCTTCAGATTCGCAAACGTGATCGGCAGGAGAAGCAGGCACGGCGTAATCTACGACTTCATAATAAAACTGAAAAGGAATCCCGATGAACTCGAGATCCTGGGAAACGGCGAACAGAACAAATCCTACATCTACATAGATGACTGCGTCTCCGCAATGTTCCATGCCGTGAGAAATGCAGGTGAGGCGGTCAACATATTCAACATAGGCAGTGAGGATCAGGTGAAGGTCAGGAGGATAGCAGAAATCGTATGCGAGGAGATGGACCTGAACCCTGTTTTCAGATTCACTGGAGGAGAGAGGGGATGGAAAGGGGATGTACCGGTAATGCTTCTTTCCATAGAGAGACTGAAAAGCTTGGGATGGAGACCTGATTACGGCAGTGAAGAGGCTGTAAGAAAGACGGTTCAGGATTTACTCAACGAGGGCATAATCGACGGTTAA
- a CDS encoding nucleotidyltransferase domain-containing protein — MGEAVNLGDVESFLRRIYKKYRIKKAVIFGSSVRGEFKKDSDVDLIIVSDIFEGLSPIKRPVDLYLEWNLDYPVDFICYTPEEFEKLSKRPSLVREALKEGRVVEFG; from the coding sequence ATGGGTGAAGCAGTTAATTTAGGTGACGTCGAGTCTTTCCTTAGAAGAATTTACAAAAAATACCGGATCAAAAAAGCCGTGATATTTGGCTCCTCAGTCAGAGGAGAATTCAAAAAAGACAGCGATGTTGACCTGATAATTGTCAGCGACATTTTTGAGGGTCTGAGCCCAATTAAGCGTCCGGTCGATCTGTATTTAGAATGGAACTTGGACTATCCTGTTGATTTTATCTGCTACACCCCGGAGGAGTTTGAAAAGCTGAGCAAGCGGCCAAGCTTGGTGAGAGAGGCGTTGAAGGAGGGGAGGGTGGTTGAGTTTGGCTGA
- the cas6 gene encoding CRISPR-associated endoribonuclease Cas6 has product MRLKVDLAPLERTPVINLNHQYHLASAIYRAIERADPSLSLELHRPGVPKLFTFSKLMIPGRRFRIKGEKMVVYGDSAHFFFSTMRNEIAEKLVEGLLSKPEIEISGARFLVSEVRVMREKKIGSRERFVTLSPINVSRNSGENGNGKVIDLYPKDAEFYEIIRQNLVRKYMAHYRRTPENADLEIKPLSVKAKRIRIKNTFHRCVEMVFEARGSKELLEVGYKAGFGGKNSMGLGMVKVV; this is encoded by the coding sequence ATGCGCCTGAAGGTGGACCTTGCACCTCTGGAGCGAACGCCTGTTATAAATCTGAACCACCAGTACCACCTCGCCTCTGCAATTTACAGGGCAATCGAGAGGGCTGATCCGTCGCTATCTCTCGAACTCCACAGGCCTGGCGTTCCGAAGCTGTTCACCTTCAGCAAGCTCATGATTCCGGGGAGAAGATTCAGGATCAAGGGCGAAAAGATGGTCGTTTACGGTGACAGCGCTCATTTCTTCTTCTCCACGATGAGGAATGAGATCGCCGAGAAGCTCGTCGAGGGTCTGCTTTCAAAACCTGAAATTGAGATCTCGGGTGCAAGATTTCTGGTCTCTGAAGTCAGGGTTATGCGGGAGAAAAAAATTGGAAGCAGGGAGCGATTCGTAACTCTCAGCCCGATAAACGTTTCCAGAAATTCCGGAGAGAACGGGAACGGGAAGGTAATCGACCTCTATCCCAAGGATGCCGAGTTTTACGAAATAATCCGGCAGAATCTGGTGAGAAAGTACATGGCACACTACCGGAGGACTCCGGAGAACGCTGATCTGGAAATAAAACCCCTGAGCGTCAAGGCCAAGAGGATCAGGATAAAGAACACGTTTCACCGCTGCGTGGAGATGGTTTTCGAGGCCAGGGGGAGTAAAGAGCTTCTGGAGGTAGGATACAAGGCTGGTTTTGGTGGTAAGAACAGCATGGGGCTCGGGATGGTGAAGGTGGTTTGA
- a CDS encoding nucleotidyltransferase domain-containing protein, with translation MNKEKAPDSFTRRIETFRDVIVRVIVFGSYARGEAKEESDIYVHIIRHFDLFY, from the coding sequence GTGAACAAAGAAAAGGCCCCTGATTCTTTCACGAGGAGGATTGAAACTTTCAGAGACGTAATTGTCAGGGTAATCGTCTTTGGTTCCTATGCACGAGGAGAGGCCAAAGAGGAGAGCGACATATATGTCCACATAATACGGCATTTTGATCTTTTCTACTAA
- a CDS encoding HEPN domain-containing protein: MDDPVKLWFRFAERDLRSAKKNYEIGEYHVSAFLTQQSVEKALKALHIKKIGEFPRIHDLTRLARMINAPEDILKLCAEINPAYTATRYPDVAEDFSEWEVLELIEKAERVIEWVKQLI; this comes from the coding sequence ATGGATGATCCCGTCAAACTCTGGTTCAGGTTTGCTGAGAGAGACCTGAGGAGTGCAAAGAAAAATTACGAGATTGGGGAGTATCACGTTTCGGCCTTTCTGACTCAACAGTCAGTGGAAAAGGCCTTAAAAGCTCTCCATATAAAGAAAATAGGTGAATTTCCCAGAATACATGATTTAACACGTCTGGCAAGAATGATAAATGCACCCGAGGATATTCTCAAGCTCTGTGCAGAAATCAATCCAGCTTATACTGCAACTAGGTATCCTGATGTGGCTGAAGATTTCTCAGAGTGGGAAGTCTTAGAGCTTATTGAGAAAGCTGAAAGGGTGATAGAATGGGTGAAGCAGTTAATTTAG
- a CDS encoding AbrB/MazE/SpoVT family DNA-binding domain-containing protein: MVRTRTVGKKGQVTIPKEIRDRFGLKEGEKVIFEVKGDEIVMRPERSRRDYVEELSSVVRKKLEAPEPAELKRMYYGQIEERIS; this comes from the coding sequence ATGGTAAGAACAAGAACCGTCGGTAAAAAAGGGCAGGTCACAATTCCAAAGGAAATACGGGATAGGTTTGGTCTGAAAGAGGGCGAAAAGGTTATCTTTGAAGTTAAAGGCGATGAGATCGTCATGAGACCGGAGAGAAGTAGAAGAGATTATGTGGAAGAGTTGAGTTCAGTTGTTAGGAAAAAGCTTGAAGCTCCAGAACCTGCTGAATTGAAGAGGATGTACTATGGCCAGATTGAAGAGCGCATATCTTGA
- a CDS encoding LSM domain-containing protein yields the protein MLPNQMVKSMVGRMIRVEMKGEENNLVGKLESVDDYMNLHLSNAMEYKGNEKVRMLGDIVLRGNNVILIQPFEE from the coding sequence GTGCTTCCGAACCAGATGGTCAAGTCCATGGTTGGCAGAATGATTAGGGTTGAAATGAAGGGCGAGGAGAACAATCTCGTTGGAAAGCTTGAGAGTGTGGATGACTACATGAACCTCCACCTCTCAAATGCAATGGAGTATAAAGGAAATGAAAAGGTTAGAATGCTTGGAGATATTGTACTCAGGGGCAACAATGTTATCCTCATACAGCCTTTTGAGGAGTGA
- a CDS encoding PIN domain-containing protein gives MVCLETDFLVALLRKDEMAFNKLKSLVEDGERLFTTPVNAAELFKGAYMSKNVEDNLRKVRGLLARIDLLEFNLVASDIYGRIVSELGRRGEHVGEMDVLIASIALAHNERILTRNIKHFGRIRELEVESW, from the coding sequence ATGGTGTGTCTCGAGACAGATTTTCTTGTCGCTCTTCTGAGAAAGGATGAAATGGCTTTTAATAAGTTAAAAAGCTTGGTTGAAGATGGAGAAAGACTTTTTACTACTCCTGTAAATGCCGCTGAGCTGTTCAAGGGAGCATACATGTCTAAAAACGTTGAAGATAATCTCAGGAAAGTTCGCGGCTTACTGGCGAGAATAGACCTCCTTGAGTTCAATCTTGTGGCATCTGATATCTATGGCAGAATAGTTTCAGAACTTGGGAGAAGGGGCGAGCATGTTGGCGAAATGGATGTTCTCATCGCCAGCATAGCTCTGGCCCATAATGAGAGAATTCTGACAAGGAACATAAAACACTTTGGCAGAATCCGGGAATTGGAAGTGGAGTCATGGTAA
- the queC gene encoding 7-cyano-7-deazaguanine synthase QueC: MSAANKAVLILSGGIDSSTLLYWLLDRGYEVHALTFNYGQKHLREVEHARLIAEKAGEVGRVTHRVVDISAIHDLISAGALTGSDEVPKAFYSEDVQKRTIVPNRNMIMLSIAAGYAVKAGAGEVYYAAHKSDYSIYPDCRKEFVKALDTAVYLANLWTPVEIKAPFVDMTKDEIVGLGLKLGVPYELTWSCYEGGEMPCLECGTCLERTEAFLLNDTKDPLLSDEEWEKAVKAYEEKKREHEGQH, encoded by the coding sequence ATGAGCGCTGCAAATAAGGCCGTCCTCATACTCAGCGGGGGGATAGATAGCTCGACGCTCCTCTACTGGCTCCTCGATAGGGGCTATGAGGTTCACGCTCTCACGTTCAACTACGGGCAGAAGCATTTGAGAGAAGTGGAGCACGCGAGGCTGATAGCGGAGAAGGCAGGTGAAGTGGGCAGAGTAACCCACAGAGTCGTGGACATCTCAGCAATTCACGATCTTATTTCGGCAGGGGCGCTGACCGGAAGTGATGAGGTGCCAAAGGCATTCTACAGCGAGGATGTGCAGAAAAGGACAATTGTCCCCAACAGGAACATGATAATGCTCTCCATAGCTGCTGGCTATGCGGTGAAGGCCGGGGCAGGAGAGGTTTACTATGCAGCACACAAAAGCGACTACAGCATCTACCCGGACTGCAGGAAGGAGTTCGTCAAGGCTCTGGACACGGCCGTCTATCTCGCCAACCTCTGGACACCTGTCGAGATTAAGGCCCCCTTCGTTGACATGACGAAGGATGAGATAGTCGGGCTCGGGCTGAAGCTTGGGGTTCCCTACGAACTCACGTGGAGCTGCTATGAAGGCGGAGAGATGCCGTGCCTCGAGTGCGGGACTTGTCTGGAAAGAACTGAGGCGTTTCTGCTGAACGACACAAAAGACCCGCTGCTGAGTGATGAGGAGTGGGAAAAGGCTGTGAAGGCCTACGAGGAGAAGAAAAGGGAGCATGAGGGCCAGCATTAG
- a CDS encoding MarR family transcriptional regulator, translated as MEIRDQILKLVEEKGAVLQKDLWKELNIDSSKCSRILRKLEKEGLIRRVEIVVDGVKTFKIVPADAEEEEEDELNLMEIMQKYEDITGLPPCFGCRVFDCDPKECLKIEIWFLRKATIG; from the coding sequence ATGGAAATCAGGGACCAGATTTTGAAGCTCGTTGAGGAAAAAGGAGCTGTTTTGCAGAAAGATTTGTGGAAAGAGCTTAACATAGACAGCAGCAAATGCTCAAGGATACTCAGAAAGCTTGAGAAGGAGGGGCTGATCAGAAGAGTGGAAATCGTTGTGGATGGCGTTAAAACCTTTAAGATTGTTCCGGCCGATGCAGAGGAGGAAGAGGAGGATGAACTGAACCTCATGGAAATAATGCAGAAATACGAGGACATCACTGGCCTGCCACCGTGCTTTGGCTGCAGGGTCTTTGACTGCGATCCAAAAGAATGCCTCAAGATAGAAATCTGGTTCTTGAGAAAAGCTACAATCGGTTGA
- a CDS encoding PIN domain-containing protein, which yields MARLKSAYLDSNIFIYAALYSGETAEKSKEWLIRASDGEFNAYTSSLTWDEVVYVVRKAAGMEESIKVGKILIKMPFLEFVDVNYDTCEDALRLVERYKLLPRDAIHAALALKHCDGAIISNDTDFDTVKELKRVF from the coding sequence ATGGCCAGATTGAAGAGCGCATATCTTGACTCCAACATCTTCATTTATGCTGCCCTTTATTCTGGAGAAACTGCCGAAAAATCAAAAGAATGGCTGATCAGAGCATCAGATGGCGAGTTCAACGCCTATACCTCATCACTAACTTGGGATGAAGTTGTGTACGTTGTAAGAAAAGCCGCTGGAATGGAAGAGAGTATCAAGGTAGGAAAAATCCTGATCAAAATGCCGTTTCTTGAGTTTGTGGATGTGAATTATGATACTTGCGAAGATGCTCTGAGACTTGTCGAGAGGTACAAACTCCTGCCAAGAGATGCCATTCACGCTGCTCTTGCTCTGAAACACTGTGATGGAGCAATTATCAGCAATGACACAGATTTTGATACGGTAAAAGAGCTGAAAAGAGTTTTTTAA
- a CDS encoding radical SAM protein translates to MRASISEIFYSIQGEGLFCGVRQLFIRFSGCNLDCHYCDTRYSEKCRDYANGRELENPVSLDYVQKVIDSAKSIHSVSFTGGEPLLHANFIAGLEKTRTFYLESNMSLPEKARKLKHLDIIAGDLKVREALKAGYEEVYENTVRSFRILRDSDERVTFAKIVLPERFDFEDVMARAQGISDYVRCFILQPVFGSDVRNVLKLQEKMLELADTRVIPQVHKYLGVR, encoded by the coding sequence ATGAGGGCCAGCATTAGCGAGATTTTCTACTCGATTCAGGGAGAGGGCTTATTCTGCGGAGTGAGGCAGCTGTTCATCAGGTTTTCAGGCTGCAACCTCGACTGTCACTACTGCGACACCCGGTACTCGGAGAAGTGCAGAGATTACGCTAACGGAAGAGAGCTTGAGAATCCCGTGAGCCTGGACTACGTTCAGAAAGTTATAGATTCTGCAAAGAGCATCCATTCCGTCTCGTTTACGGGCGGAGAGCCGCTGCTCCATGCGAACTTCATAGCAGGGCTGGAAAAGACGAGGACTTTCTACCTCGAATCCAACATGTCACTGCCAGAAAAAGCCAGAAAGCTGAAACACCTCGACATAATTGCGGGAGATCTGAAGGTCAGAGAGGCGTTGAAGGCAGGATATGAAGAGGTCTACGAGAACACCGTGAGGTCTTTCAGGATTTTGAGGGACTCAGATGAGAGGGTTACCTTTGCCAAGATTGTACTACCGGAGCGGTTCGACTTCGAGGATGTGATGGCAAGGGCTCAGGGCATCTCGGATTACGTTCGCTGCTTCATCCTGCAGCCGGTGTTTGGCTCGGACGTGAGAAACGTTTTAAAACTCCAGGAGAAGATGCTGGAGCTTGCCGATACGAGGGTGATTCCACAGGTTCACAAGTATTTAGGGGTGAGGTGA
- a CDS encoding P-II family nitrogen regulator — MKMVVAVIRPERVEQVLDSLESHGFVALTLTEVKGRGEQKGIQLQFRGRTVEVDMLDKVKLEIVVEDDEVERVIEAITSAARTGKIGDGRIFVVPVEKSVRIRTGEVRQ; from the coding sequence ATGAAGATGGTTGTGGCAGTAATAAGGCCCGAGAGGGTGGAACAGGTTCTGGATTCGCTGGAAAGTCACGGCTTCGTTGCCCTGACTCTTACGGAGGTGAAGGGGAGGGGCGAGCAGAAGGGGATCCAGCTTCAGTTTCGCGGAAGAACCGTTGAGGTGGACATGCTGGACAAGGTCAAGCTGGAAATCGTTGTTGAGGACGATGAGGTGGAGAGGGTAATCGAGGCGATAACCTCTGCCGCGAGGACTGGAAAAATTGGAGACGGAAGGATATTCGTCGTCCCTGTGGAAAAGAGTGTGAGGATAAGGACAGGTGAGGTCAGGCAGTGA
- a CDS encoding antitoxin VapB family protein, translated as MAHKTLTISEEAYNTLKRLKKEGESFSDVILRITKGARLLEYLESTEFSEDLVKSIEDAYKGRELVRGRDIKI; from the coding sequence ATGGCCCATAAAACTCTCACGATATCTGAAGAGGCATACAACACTCTCAAGAGACTCAAAAAGGAGGGCGAGTCATTTAGTGACGTCATTCTTAGAATAACCAAGGGGGCGAGATTGCTGGAATATCTGGAGTCCACTGAGTTCTCTGAAGATCTGGTAAAAAGCATTGAGGATGCTTACAAAGGCAGGGAGCTCGTTAGGGGTAGAGATATTAAAATCTGA
- the queD gene encoding 6-carboxytetrahydropterin synthase QueD has product MRIGVREKFSAAHSIPGHEKCGRLHGHNFMVEVEIEGEVRENGMVMDFYDLKKLLKDVLSEFDHRILNEIMEVPTSENICVEIFRKLRERGLNVVRVRVYESEDKWAELTA; this is encoded by the coding sequence ATGAGAATAGGAGTCAGAGAGAAGTTCAGCGCCGCCCACTCGATTCCGGGGCATGAGAAGTGCGGAAGACTGCACGGGCACAACTTCATGGTTGAGGTGGAGATCGAAGGAGAGGTCAGGGAGAACGGAATGGTGATGGACTTCTACGACCTGAAAAAGCTGCTGAAAGATGTTCTGAGCGAGTTCGACCACAGGATACTGAACGAGATAATGGAGGTGCCAACATCGGAGAACATCTGCGTTGAAATCTTCAGAAAATTGAGGGAAAGGGGTCTGAACGTTGTGAGGGTCAGAGTGTACGAGAGCGAGGACAAGTGGGCCGAGCTCACTGCCTGA
- a CDS encoding ammonium transporter: MQMDSGDTAWLLVSTAMVMLMVPGVGLFYAGMVRRKNAVSMFSLSFVALAVVSVQWVLLGYTLSFGSDVLGIIGDLSALGLRGVSNDVGSIPSLLFVAFQMTFAAVTLAILSSGVAERVKLSSFMVFGLLWTTLVYDPLAHWVWGGGWLAKLGALDFAGGTVVHISSGFSALALAFVVGRRLGYEEHSIAPHNIPMTMLGTALLWFGWFGFNAGSALSAGESAANALLVTNTAAAAGAIAWLIASWLHDKPSALGMVSGAVAGLVAITPAAGYVDSISAILIGAAAGVLCYGAMLFRVRRRWDESLDAWAVHGIGGLWGALATGIFAMESVGGYSGLLYGNADQFVAQVIASASAILYAFAVTLFLAKAVDMVMGLRVTQEEEYVGLDISQHGERAYA, from the coding sequence ATGCAGATGGACAGTGGAGATACTGCCTGGCTCCTCGTCTCAACGGCAATGGTCATGCTGATGGTGCCGGGAGTCGGGCTTTTCTATGCGGGAATGGTGAGGAGGAAGAACGCGGTTTCAATGTTCTCGCTGTCATTCGTGGCTCTTGCTGTTGTGAGCGTCCAGTGGGTGCTGCTTGGCTACACGCTCTCGTTTGGCAGTGACGTTCTGGGCATTATAGGAGATTTGAGTGCACTCGGTCTGAGGGGAGTTTCGAATGATGTGGGCAGCATACCCTCGCTGCTGTTCGTCGCCTTCCAGATGACCTTTGCTGCGGTGACCCTTGCAATACTGTCGAGCGGAGTGGCGGAGAGGGTGAAGCTCAGCTCGTTCATGGTTTTCGGGCTGCTCTGGACGACACTCGTCTACGACCCCCTCGCCCACTGGGTGTGGGGTGGTGGGTGGCTTGCGAAGCTCGGAGCGCTGGACTTTGCAGGAGGCACAGTTGTGCACATAAGCTCCGGATTCTCTGCACTGGCTCTTGCTTTTGTCGTCGGCAGGAGGCTTGGCTATGAGGAGCACAGCATAGCCCCCCACAACATACCGATGACCATGCTCGGCACCGCGCTGCTGTGGTTCGGGTGGTTCGGCTTCAACGCTGGAAGTGCACTGTCTGCTGGAGAGAGTGCGGCAAACGCTTTGCTTGTAACAAATACTGCCGCAGCAGCAGGAGCGATTGCATGGCTCATTGCGAGCTGGCTTCACGACAAGCCCAGCGCCCTCGGAATGGTGAGCGGCGCAGTAGCAGGGCTGGTGGCGATAACTCCCGCTGCAGGGTACGTGGACTCCATCTCAGCAATTCTCATTGGTGCTGCGGCAGGAGTTCTCTGCTATGGGGCGATGCTCTTCAGGGTGAGGAGAAGGTGGGATGAAAGTCTTGATGCATGGGCGGTGCACGGAATCGGTGGGCTGTGGGGCGCTCTGGCAACGGGAATCTTCGCCATGGAGAGCGTTGGTGGATACAGCGGTCTGCTCTACGGGAATGCTGACCAGTTCGTCGCGCAGGTGATCGCCTCAGCATCGGCAATACTTTATGCGTTCGCTGTAACACTGTTTCTGGCAAAGGCTGTTGACATGGTGATGGGGCTGAGAGTAACGCAGGAGGAGGAATACGTCGGGCTGGACATCTCCCAGCACGGAGAAAGAGCCTATGCATGA